TTGGCTTACCATTCGGGTGCAGTAGAAAAAAACCCGGTTACGCCATGACCTCACCTCACCAGACGTTCCTTCTCCTCTGTGGCTGTCGGCCGGCGGGTCGGCCGACCATCCGGTAGCCGCGCCCGCCGCCTTCTTAAATCTTTCCCCTTCAGTGAAGGTCAGTTACGGCTGCGCCGCCGCGGGAAACCGACGGCAGGCGGCCACAAAAACGTTATAGCGGAAGACGAGGTGCGCCATGGCCACCCCCTTGAGACTTTACGACACCTACTCCAGGCAGCTTCTTGAGTTTCCGCCCGTAGACAGCCCCGCGCGCGGTAACCCGCTCACGCCCGTCACCTATTACACCTGCGGCCCCACGGTTTACAACTACGCCCACATCGGCAACTTCCGCGCCTACATCTTCGAGGACCAGGTGGTCCGCACGCTGGAATACCTGGGCTGGAAGGTCCGCCAGGTGATGAACTTCACCGACGTGGACGACAAGACCATCCTGGGCGCCAACCCCACGCGGGAAGAGGTCCCCGCCGACGAGATGCGGCGGCGCCTGGACGCCTACACCGCGCCCTACATCCAGGCCTTCTTCGAGGACATAGACGCGCTGAACATCAAGCGCGCGGCGGTCTACCCCCGGGCCACCGAGCACATTCCCGAGATGGTCCGCCTTATCGGCGCCCTGGCCGCCAACGGCTACGCCTACGAGGGGGACGACGGGAGCTGGTACTTCGCCATAAAGAAATTCCCGCGCTACGGCCTTCTCTCCGGAATCGAGGTGGGCGACGTGCGGGTAGGGGCCCGCGTCTCCACCGACGAGTACGAGAAGGAGGACGCCCGCGATTTCGCCCTGTGGAAGAAAGCCCGCCAAGGCGAGCCGACCTGGAACCCGCGGGAGTACGACCCGGCCTCGCCTCTGCCCCCGGGGCGCCCCGGCTGGCACATCGAGTGCTCCGCCATGTCCCAGAAGCACCTCGGCGAAACCCTCGACCTCCACTCGGGCGGGCACGACAACATCTTCCCCCACCACGAAAACGAGATAGCCCAGAGCGAGGGCGCGTCGGGGAAGAAATTCGTCCGCCACTGGCTCCACTGCGGATACCTCGTCGTGGACGGCGAGAAGATGTCCAAGTCCAAGGGGAACTACTTCACCCTGCGCGACGTGCTGGCGCGGGGGCACAACCCCCTGGCCGTCCGGCTGCTCCTGGAGTCCACCCACTACCGCAAGCCGCTGAACTTCACCTTCGAGGCCCTGTCCGGGGCGGAGACGAATTTGAAGCAGCTCCAGGCCTTCCTGCGCCGCCTGGACCGCGAGAGTGAAACGGCCCCCGCCACTCCCCCGGGTCAGGCCGGTACGGAGGGAAGCGGTGCCGGCGCCGTCATTCGCCGGGCCAAGGAGAACTTCGTCACCGCCCTCTCCGACGACCTGAACATCTCCGCCGCACTGGCCGCCGTCTTCGATATGCTGGGGACGGTCAACCGGATGCTCGACGGCGGCATGGTTCACCGAGAGGAAATCGCCCTGGCCCGGGAGACCCTTCTCGGCTTCGACACGGCGCTGGGCCTGCGGCTGGGGCGTGAAACGACCGGCGCGAAGTTTGACGCCGCCATCGTCGAGGCCAGGCTCGCCGAACGCGCCGCGGCCAAGGAGGCCAAGGACTTCGCCCGGGCCGACGCCATACGGGACGAGCTGGCGGCGATGGGCGTCCAGGTGGAAGACACCCCCCAGGGGACGAAGTGGCACCCGGCCGAGTGACCGCCGCAAAATAACACGCGGGGGACGGCGCGCGGCCGTCCCCTTTCTTTACCGCCGGAGGTCTCAAGCCCCCGATTTTCACCGTGAATAAGGTTTTTCAATCGGTGGGCGGATGTTACAATCTTCTCATTCCGTGCAAACGACTTAACCGCACACCGCACCATGGCTGACGAAGACCCCAAGCAACCGGTCAACGACGGTCCCGCTCCGCCCCCGGACACGGGCCCGCCCTCCGGCGCGAGGATCATCCGCTCGGCGGGGATCGTCGGAGGGATGACCCTCGTCTCGCGCCTCCTGGGGCTGGCGCGGGAGATGGCCTTCGCGGCGATCTTCGGCGCCGGGGCGATCAACGACGCCTACCGCATCGCTTACGCCCTGCCGTACTTCTTCCGTCGGCTGCTGGGCGAGAACGCGATGGCGGCCTTCTTCCTCCCCATATTCATACACCACCGCGAGAACAAGGGCGAGGCCGCGGCCTGGCGGCTGGCCAATAACCTCTTCAACACCGTCGCCCTCTTCACCGGCCTGGCGGCGGGACTGTTGATCTTCGCCGCCCCCTGGCTCTTGCGGGTCATCGCCCCCCGGGTTCGTCGAGACCGGCAACCTCGATCTGGCGGTGCGCCTCACGCGGACCATGCTGCCCTTCATGGTGCTGATGACGCTGGCGGCGGTGCTTATGTCGCTGCTCAACGCCTACCGCCGCTTCGGCCTGCCCAGTTCCGGAACGGTCATCCACAACCTGGTCTTCATCGCCTCCCTCTACACCATCGTGCCGCTCTTCGGCAACGTGCCGGAGCAGATGATCTTCGGCGCGGCGCTGGGGGTGCTGGCGGGCGGCGTCTTGCAGGTGATCACCCTGGGGATCGGGGTGGGGACGGTCGGCGGACGCTGGCGGCCGGTGCTGGATCTGAAGGACCCCGGACTGCGGCGGATCGTCAAGCTGATGATCCCGGCGCTCTTCGGCCTGGCCGTGGTGCGGATCAACCTCTTGGTGGACAACGCCCTGGCCAGCCTCCTGGGCGAGGGGATGATCAGCGCCCTGAACTACGCCGAGCGGCTGCTGCAATTCCCGCTGGGGGTCTTCGGGGTGGCGCTGGGGACGGCCATCCTGCCGACGCTCTCCACCGCCGCGGCGCGGGGGGAGCACGGCGAGCTGCAGGGGACGATGAACTACGCCCTGCGGCTGGCACTCTTCGTCGCCATCCCCGCCACCCTGGGCATTATTCTGCTGCGCGAGCCGCTGGTGGCGCTGTTCTACCAGCGGGGAGCCTTCGACGTCGCCGCGACCTACGAAACCTCCTGGGCGCTGCTCTTCTACGCCCTGGGGCTGGTGGGATACATTGGGGTCAGCGTCGTGGTGCCGGTGTTCTACGCCCGGCAGGACACCCGCACCCCGGTCATCGCCGCGGCGATCGCCGTCGGGGTGAACGTCGTCCTCGACCTGGCCCTGATGTGGTGGCTGCGACAGGGTGGGCTTGCGCTGGCCAGCGCCATCGCCAGCTTCGTCAACCTCGGGTGGCTGCTGTGGCGCCTGCGGGCGAAGGTGGGCCGGATCGGTCTGCGACGTATTATCAACACCGGCTGGCGCCTGTTGGCCGCCGGCGGGGTGATGGCGGTGACCCTCTGGCTCTGGGTGCGCCTCTCCGGCTTCGCTCCCGAAACGGCCCGTCTTATGACCAAGCTGTGGGTCGGCCTGGGCGGGGTCGCGATTGGAGCCGTCGTTTTCTTCATCTCCGCCTGGCTCTTCCGCACGCCGGAGCTCAAGGACGTGCTGGGGATGTTGAAGAGCCGCCTGCACCGCGCCAAGCGGGGACCGGACGCCCGTTGACCGCCACCCGCCGGGCCGCTCAGACCGGCCCGTGCTATAATCCCCCCGTCAATCCTTGCGCAATAGAGGCCCATGGATCCCTCCTACCGCCTGCTGCCCCGGATAGATGATCCCGCGGACCTCCGGCGGCTCAACCTCTTCGAGCTCACGGAACTGGCCGGCGAGCTGCGCCGCTACATCATCGAAACGGTGAGCGAGACCGGCGGCCACCTGGCCCC
The window above is part of the bacterium genome. Proteins encoded here:
- the cysS gene encoding cysteine--tRNA ligase, which translates into the protein MATPLRLYDTYSRQLLEFPPVDSPARGNPLTPVTYYTCGPTVYNYAHIGNFRAYIFEDQVVRTLEYLGWKVRQVMNFTDVDDKTILGANPTREEVPADEMRRRLDAYTAPYIQAFFEDIDALNIKRAAVYPRATEHIPEMVRLIGALAANGYAYEGDDGSWYFAIKKFPRYGLLSGIEVGDVRVGARVSTDEYEKEDARDFALWKKARQGEPTWNPREYDPASPLPPGRPGWHIECSAMSQKHLGETLDLHSGGHDNIFPHHENEIAQSEGASGKKFVRHWLHCGYLVVDGEKMSKSKGNYFTLRDVLARGHNPLAVRLLLESTHYRKPLNFTFEALSGAETNLKQLQAFLRRLDRESETAPATPPGQAGTEGSGAGAVIRRAKENFVTALSDDLNISAALAAVFDMLGTVNRMLDGGMVHREEIALARETLLGFDTALGLRLGRETTGAKFDAAIVEARLAERAAAKEAKDFARADAIRDELAAMGVQVEDTPQGTKWHPAE